The Rhodothermus marinus DSM 4252 DNA segment AGAGTGGTGCGGCGGGTTGGGGAGAGATTGGGGGAGTGGACATTCGGCTCAATGGGGAGTACAACGAGCAGGTGATTCCGTTGGCGGCGCGGGAGGATTCGACGGGATGGCGGCAGTATGCGTTTGTGGTGTATCCGAAGGAGGGGGCGGTGGGGATGGAGTTGCGGTTGCGCTACTGGCATGAGTTCACCGGCACCACCTACTGGGATGACGTCAGTATCGTGCGCATCGGTGGTAGTGCGTTGTTGCCCACCGGCGTAAGCGAGGAAAGTGCGGTGGAGCGGCCGCAGCGCTTCCTGCTCCATGCGAACTACCCGAACCCGTTCCGTCGCAGCACGACGCTGTCGTTCTCGCTGCCTGAGCCCACGCGGGTCACGCTGGCGGTGTACAACCTGCTGGGCCAGGAAGTGGTCACGCTGATCCGGGACGAAGTGCTTCCGGCCGGTACGCATCGGGTGGTGTTCGACGCGCGCGACCTTCCGGCCGGTCTCTATCTGTACCAGCTTCGGGCCGGTCGGTACGTCGAGACCCGCAAGATGCTGCTGGTGAAGTAGTCCGGCTGCAGGCCGGGGGCCGCCTATGCCTATCGGGCGGCCCCCGGCCCCTTTTGTCCTGTTTTCCAGAAGCTGCTGGCGTTGTCGAACGATGACCGGACTTGTAAAGCGTGGCACGGGCTGGATCGGGTTGCTCCTGCTGCTGAGTGCCCTGCCGCTCCGGGCGCAGACGACAGGAAAGATCGTCGGGCGCGTGACCGACGCGCAGACCGGCGAGCCGTTGCCCGGCGTGAACGTGGTGATCCTGGAGACGCAGCAGGGCGCTTCGACCGATGCCGACGGCTACTACGTCATCCTGAACGTGCGGCCGGGCACCTACACGCTCCGGGCCTCCATGGTCGGCTTTACGCCGCAGGTGGTGCAGGAAGTACGCGTGCAGATCAACCTGACCACCGAGGTCAACTTCACGCTCCAGGAGGAGACGATCACCGGCCAGGAGGTGGTGATCACGGCCACGCGCCCGCTGGTGCAGCGTGACCTGACGGCCACGGCGGCGGCCGTCTCCCGCGAAGAGCTGGCCGTGTTGCCTGTGGAGAACTTCACGGACGTGGTGAACCTGCAGGCGGGCGTCGTGGAGGGGCATTTCCGGGGCGGCCGAATCGGGGAGGTAGCCTACCTGGTCGATGGCGTCCAGATCAACGACGTGTACGACCGTTCCTTTGCTTTTCAGGTCGAAAACAACGCAATCCAGGAAATCGAGGTCATCACGGGCACCTTCAACGCCGAGTACGGAAGCGCTCAGTCCGGCGTGGTCAACATCGTGACCCGCGAGGGAAGCGAGCGCTATCAGGGATCGCTGGGGGGCTATGTGGGCGACTACCTGACAACGGCCACCGACCTGTTCATGGGTCTGGAGCGCATTTCGCCGCTTCATGCCCGCTCGATCCAGGGAGACCTGAGCGGTCCGCTGATTCCGGGCTATTCGAACGTGACCTTCTTCGTGGCGGGGCGCTATGTGCACAACGACGGCCACCTGTACGGCCGCCGGATCGTGCTGCCGGTCGATCAGGACGACCCGCGGGCGCAGTACGTGACGGTCGATGGCCGCCAGGTCTTTGTGCCGGCGCTGGGCGACTCGGCGCTGGTGCCCATGAACTGGAGTGAGCAGCACACGCTGCAGGCCAAGCTGACAGCCCGCCTTTTCGGACAGCACAAACTGACGCTCAGCGGGCTCTGGCAGGGCGACCGGGGCAAGAACTACAACCATCTGTTCCGCTACAACCCGGACGGCACCCCGACGGTCTATGGCCGCTCGCGCTCATTGCTGGCCACCTACACGCACATCTTTTCATCGCGCACGTTTGCCGAACTGAAAGGCGCCTATTTCACCAATGAAGTCCGGGAGTACGTCTACGAAAATCCGCTGGACCCGCGCTATCCGCGGGACGATGCGTTGCGGCTGCTGGGCGGCAACTTCTCGTTCTACCGGGGCGGTGCCATCATGCGGCATTTCCGGCGCAGGACCGAGACGTTTACGGCCCGCTTCGACATCACAAGCCAGGTGACGCTACGCCATCAGGTGAAGGCCGGCGTGGAGTTCAAACAGCACACGCTGACGGTGCGCGACTTTGAGGTCAAGCGCAACCCGTCGACGGGCTTCCAGCCGGCCATTCCGCCCGTGCACACGCCCGACCACGTCTACTATCACAAACGGCCGATCGAACTGAGCGCCTACGTGCAGGACAAAATGGAATTCGATTATCTGGTCGTGAACGTGGGCCTTCGGTTCGATTTCTTTGATCCGCGCGCTGAGGTGCTGGAGGATTTCAGTCGGCCACGCACGTCGCCGCGTCGTCCGGCCCCGGTGCGCTGGCAGCTTTCACCACGACTGGGCCTGTCGTTCCCGATCAGTCAGAACGGCGCCGTGCGGCTGGCCTACGGGCATTTCTTCCAGATGCCCGCCTTCGACTACCTGTACACGAACGCCGACTACATCTACGACCCGGAGCGGGGGCTGAGCCGGGCGTTCGGCTATGCCGGACTGGAGCCCGAGCAGACTGTCGCCTACGAGATCGGCCTGCAACAGGCGTTCTCCGAATTGATCGGACTGAATCTGGTGCTCTACTACAAAGACATTCGCAATCTGCTGGGCACGCGTATCGAAGTGATTGCCCCGGGTTTTGATGAGCCGTTCCAGCTCGAAAAGTACGGCCGCTATGTGAACCGGGACTACGGGCAGGTCAAGGGCTTTCTGGTGTCGCTGGAGCGTCGCATGGCCGGCGGTTTCGGACTCGGCATTGATTACACCTTCCAGATTGCCCGGGGCAATGCGAGTGATCCGCGGGCCGTGCTCATCGACGAAATGTCGGGGATCGAGCCGGAAAAGCAACTGGTACCGCTCGACTGGGACCGGCGCCACCAGCTCAATACGAGCCTGACCGTGGGCGAAGCGGGGCGCTGGACCGTGACGCTG contains these protein-coding regions:
- a CDS encoding T9SS type A sorting domain-containing protein, which gives rise to MSGGWYYWWPDFPRGLAGWPADQEFAVTVTESDAHRGRRSLRIEDLQGTAQYEAVAISERVPVVAGEPVLVSFWVRYEGVLSPETIGEGNNNIGLTALWYNQMESGAAGWGEIGGVDIRLNGEYNEQVIPLAAREDSTGWRQYAFVVYPKEGAVGMELRLRYWHEFTGTTYWDDVSIVRIGGSALLPTGVSEESAVERPQRFLLHANYPNPFRRSTTLSFSLPEPTRVTLAVYNLLGQEVVTLIRDEVLPAGTHRVVFDARDLPAGLYLYQLRAGRYVETRKMLLVK
- a CDS encoding TonB-dependent receptor codes for the protein MTGLVKRGTGWIGLLLLLSALPLRAQTTGKIVGRVTDAQTGEPLPGVNVVILETQQGASTDADGYYVILNVRPGTYTLRASMVGFTPQVVQEVRVQINLTTEVNFTLQEETITGQEVVITATRPLVQRDLTATAAAVSREELAVLPVENFTDVVNLQAGVVEGHFRGGRIGEVAYLVDGVQINDVYDRSFAFQVENNAIQEIEVITGTFNAEYGSAQSGVVNIVTREGSERYQGSLGGYVGDYLTTATDLFMGLERISPLHARSIQGDLSGPLIPGYSNVTFFVAGRYVHNDGHLYGRRIVLPVDQDDPRAQYVTVDGRQVFVPALGDSALVPMNWSEQHTLQAKLTARLFGQHKLTLSGLWQGDRGKNYNHLFRYNPDGTPTVYGRSRSLLATYTHIFSSRTFAELKGAYFTNEVREYVYENPLDPRYPRDDALRLLGGNFSFYRGGAIMRHFRRRTETFTARFDITSQVTLRHQVKAGVEFKQHTLTVRDFEVKRNPSTGFQPAIPPVHTPDHVYYHKRPIELSAYVQDKMEFDYLVVNVGLRFDFFDPRAEVLEDFSRPRTSPRRPAPVRWQLSPRLGLSFPISQNGAVRLAYGHFFQMPAFDYLYTNADYIYDPERGLSRAFGYAGLEPEQTVAYEIGLQQAFSELIGLNLVLYYKDIRNLLGTRIEVIAPGFDEPFQLEKYGRYVNRDYGQVKGFLVSLERRMAGGFGLGIDYTFQIARGNASDPRAVLIDEMSGIEPEKQLVPLDWDRRHQLNTSLTVGEAGRWTVTLVGRLGSGLPYTPSIADERIGVENSARRPGFVQFDLYASRLWKLGSVGVQLFARVYNVFDHRNEIQVYTDTGRAFPNLRYYSGEPQGLNSKEEFLRRPDFYSAPRLVNIGMNVTF